In Rhodanobacter humi, the following are encoded in one genomic region:
- the rimO gene encoding 30S ribosomal protein S12 methylthiotransferase RimO — MSQATQKIGFVSLGCPKALVDSERILTQLKVEGYEIVPSYGEADAVVVNTCGFIDAAVQESLDSIGTALNENGKVIVTGCLGKRAELIREAYPDVLSISGPQDYASVMHAVHEALPPKRNKFLDIGPLGRLDARGDDSVGVKLTPKHYAYLKISEGCNHRCSFCIIPSMRGNLVSRPVDEVLLEAEKLVKGGVKELLVISQDTSAYGVDLKYAERSWRGKAWRTRMTELCEGLSELGAWTRLHYVYPYPHVDEVMPLMAAGRLLPYLDIPFQHASPRILKLMKRPGNIDKTLERIQNWRKMVPDLTIRSTFIVGFPGETDAEFEELLDFLREAELDRVGAFAYSPVDGAKANELPGAVSEELKEDRLEQFMAVQAEISAAKLQRKIGRTIKVLVDEANADGAVARSAADAPEIDGSVLIADGQGLKPGQFVDVVVEGASEHDLHARLAYPELKLI; from the coding sequence ATGTCGCAGGCCACGCAGAAGATCGGTTTCGTCAGCCTCGGCTGCCCCAAGGCGCTGGTGGATTCCGAGCGCATCCTCACCCAGCTCAAGGTCGAGGGCTACGAGATCGTGCCCAGCTACGGCGAGGCCGACGCGGTGGTGGTGAACACCTGCGGCTTCATCGACGCGGCGGTGCAGGAGTCGCTGGACTCCATCGGCACCGCGCTCAACGAGAACGGCAAGGTGATCGTCACCGGCTGCCTCGGCAAGCGCGCGGAGCTGATCCGCGAGGCCTACCCCGACGTGCTTTCGATCAGCGGCCCGCAGGACTACGCCAGCGTGATGCACGCGGTGCACGAGGCGCTGCCGCCCAAGCGCAACAAGTTTCTCGACATCGGGCCGCTCGGGCGTCTTGACGCCCGAGGTGACGACTCGGTGGGAGTGAAGCTCACCCCGAAGCACTACGCGTACCTGAAGATTTCCGAAGGCTGCAACCACCGCTGCAGCTTCTGCATCATCCCGTCGATGCGCGGCAACCTGGTTTCGCGCCCGGTGGATGAGGTGCTGCTGGAAGCCGAGAAGCTGGTCAAGGGCGGCGTGAAGGAACTGCTGGTGATCTCGCAGGACACCAGTGCCTACGGCGTGGATCTCAAATATGCCGAGCGCAGCTGGCGCGGCAAGGCCTGGCGCACGCGCATGACCGAGCTGTGCGAAGGCCTGTCCGAGCTCGGCGCGTGGACGCGCCTGCACTACGTCTACCCGTACCCGCACGTGGACGAGGTGATGCCGCTGATGGCCGCGGGCAGGCTGCTGCCGTACTTGGACATCCCGTTCCAGCACGCCAGCCCGCGCATCCTGAAATTGATGAAGCGTCCCGGCAACATCGACAAGACGCTGGAACGCATCCAGAACTGGCGCAAGATGGTGCCCGATCTCACCATCCGCAGCACCTTCATCGTGGGCTTCCCCGGCGAGACGGATGCGGAGTTCGAGGAACTGCTGGACTTCCTGCGCGAAGCCGAACTCGACCGCGTGGGCGCCTTCGCCTACTCGCCGGTGGACGGTGCCAAGGCCAACGAGCTGCCCGGCGCCGTCTCCGAGGAACTCAAGGAAGACCGCCTCGAACAGTTCATGGCCGTGCAGGCGGAAATCTCCGCCGCCAAGCTGCAACGCAAGATCGGGCGCACCATCAAGGTGCTGGTGGACGAAGCGAACGCCGACGGCGCCGTGGCGCGTTCCGCCGCCGACGCGCCGGAGATCGACGGCAGCGTGCTGATCGCCGACGGGCAGGGCCTCAAGCCGGGCCAGTTCGTCGACGTGGTGGTGGAAGGCGCCAGCGAGCACGACCTGCACGCCCGCCTCGCGTATCCGGAGCTCAAGCTCATTTGA
- a CDS encoding DUF3025 domain-containing protein, whose product MKKTRYLAPPRAAVDPQVFQRMPFAAWREYADLIEGHDWPSIEILNARRPAGMRERFVAQTRELLADGLHYEQRIAERGDIATRENSWHDLFNALAWLRHPALKRALNARQVAEIAHMGPKQRSRAQYALTHFDEAGVVVALRDPALLVLWDAHDWHGLFWRERAAWLDGRIRVELFGHALLEHALTPAQLLVGKALVVAGSDASPVAAIDVCVRAISAGEVLCDPLELRPLPLAGLPGWHPGNEREAFCREAACFRPVRAGRIYTAALTLANRAGG is encoded by the coding sequence ATGAAGAAAACCCGCTACTTGGCGCCGCCCCGCGCCGCGGTCGACCCGCAGGTATTCCAGCGGATGCCGTTCGCCGCGTGGCGCGAGTATGCCGACCTGATCGAGGGCCACGACTGGCCATCCATCGAAATCCTCAACGCGCGTCGGCCTGCTGGCATGCGCGAGCGCTTCGTGGCACAAACCCGCGAGTTGCTCGCCGACGGCCTGCACTACGAACAGCGCATCGCCGAACGCGGCGACATCGCCACCCGCGAAAACAGCTGGCACGACCTGTTCAACGCCCTGGCCTGGCTGCGTCATCCCGCCTTGAAGCGTGCGCTCAACGCGCGGCAAGTGGCCGAGATCGCGCACATGGGACCGAAGCAACGCTCCCGCGCCCAATACGCGCTCACCCACTTCGACGAAGCCGGCGTGGTGGTCGCGCTGCGCGATCCTGCGCTGCTCGTGCTGTGGGATGCCCACGACTGGCATGGCCTGTTCTGGCGCGAGCGCGCGGCGTGGCTGGATGGCCGTATCCGGGTGGAGTTGTTCGGCCATGCGCTGCTGGAACATGCGCTGACGCCGGCGCAATTGCTGGTGGGAAAGGCGTTGGTAGTGGCTGGCTCCGACGCATCGCCAGTGGCAGCCATCGACGTCTGTGTGCGAGCGATCAGCGCAGGTGAGGTGTTGTGCGATCCGCTGGAGTTGCGGCCCTTGCCCCTGGCCGGCTTGCCCGGCTGGCATCCGGGCAACGAAAGGGAGGCGTTTTGTCGTGAGGCGGCGTGTTTCCGGCCGGTGCGCGCAGGGCGCATCTACACGGCCGCCTTGACGCTGGCGAACCGGGCCGGCGGGTGA
- a CDS encoding OsmC family protein: MKIRAFVRNSPLGHAVAVATDDSSRDLPIPPRSGGRGSSVNGGELLLAALATCYCNDLFREAGHLGIVLDEVEVAVSADFPGIGLSAENIHYSARIKSDASQDRIEELLAMTDKVAEVHNTIRAGTSVTLQEWRTRPAPLDSPA, from the coding sequence ATGAAGATACGCGCCTTCGTCCGCAACAGCCCTCTCGGTCACGCCGTGGCGGTCGCTACAGACGACTCTTCCAGGGATCTCCCGATTCCACCAAGATCCGGCGGCCGCGGTTCGAGCGTCAACGGCGGCGAATTGCTGCTGGCAGCCCTGGCCACCTGCTACTGCAATGACCTGTTTCGCGAGGCCGGGCATCTCGGGATTGTCCTGGATGAAGTCGAGGTCGCGGTCAGCGCGGATTTTCCCGGGATCGGCCTGAGCGCCGAAAACATCCACTACTCGGCCCGGATCAAATCTGACGCGTCGCAGGACCGGATCGAGGAACTGCTTGCCATGACCGACAAGGTCGCCGAGGTCCACAACACGATCCGTGCCGGCACCTCCGTCACCCTGCAGGAGTGGAGGACACGGCCAGCGCCACTCGACTCACCTGCCTGA
- a CDS encoding DUF998 domain-containing protein, giving the protein MTSMQGRRLFSRLAAAIALAGMLAFLATGLAAQCLRPELDWTRVPNSYYLIGPWGGMVRAGYDAMALALALLGASAYRTLSPAARSAAPLLLFVAGGIALAVTALAHTDTWSRPPTLHGYVHGVAAQAAFLCTTTAMLLQAWRLRGDARWRRWFRSAFAWAALCFVLLWVQAFWRALPRGLSQKVLILLILAWLLAAAWRLLRGPGRDEASP; this is encoded by the coding sequence ATGACGTCCATGCAGGGGAGGCGGCTCTTTTCCAGGCTCGCGGCGGCCATCGCCCTCGCCGGCATGCTCGCCTTCCTCGCCACCGGCCTCGCGGCACAGTGCCTGCGACCCGAGCTCGACTGGACGCGGGTGCCGAACAGCTACTACCTGATCGGCCCGTGGGGCGGGATGGTGCGCGCCGGCTACGACGCGATGGCGCTCGCCCTGGCGCTGCTCGGCGCAAGCGCGTATCGCACGCTGTCGCCCGCGGCGCGCAGTGCGGCACCGCTGCTGCTGTTCGTGGCGGGCGGCATCGCGCTGGCCGTCACCGCGCTCGCCCACACCGACACCTGGAGCCGGCCGCCCACCTTGCACGGCTACGTGCATGGCGTGGCGGCCCAGGCCGCCTTCCTGTGCACCACCACCGCGATGCTGCTGCAAGCTTGGCGGCTTCGCGGCGATGCGCGTTGGCGACGCTGGTTCCGGTCGGCCTTCGCCTGGGCCGCGCTGTGCTTCGTGTTGCTGTGGGTGCAGGCGTTCTGGCGCGCGCTGCCGCGCGGACTCAGCCAGAAGGTGTTAATCCTGCTGATCCTGGCCTGGCTGCTCGCCGCCGCGTGGCGGCTGCTGCGCGGCCCCGGCCGCGACGAGGCCAGCCCATGA
- a CDS encoding helicase HerA-like domain-containing protein has product MTDILIGRNDQASVVLEPRYGNRHGMIAGATGTGKSVSLMVLAEGFSKLGVPCFLADAKGDLAGLAMAAGEPGDRLKARLAKLQLADWKPQANPVIFWDLYGKLGHPVRATVSEMGPALLGRVLELNDTQQGVLEIVFKLADDNGWLLLDLDDLRALLAFAADNSKDISAHYGLIGKTSLAAVQRALLQLEQDGANAFFGEPALELADLMRQDMSGRGVINILAADQLILKPRLYSTFLLWLLSELFEQLPEVGDLDQPKLVFFFDEAHLLFDDAPPALLQRVEQVVRLIRSKGVGVYFCSQNPDDVPANILGQLGNRVQHALRAFTPRDQKAVKAAAQTFAPNPKLDVTAAIGQLGVGEALASTLRDGGVPSPVEQVLVTAPCCRIGAIADAERATVRQRSPVGGKYDTPVNRESAAEILAKRAEDKAADANAVAAGTPAKDGNGGSAWSGAVHDALFGTKRRQGMIETMGKQVVRTMGNQLGRQILRGVLGGIFGGKR; this is encoded by the coding sequence ATGACCGACATCCTGATCGGCCGCAATGACCAAGCCAGCGTCGTGCTCGAACCGCGCTACGGCAACCGCCACGGCATGATTGCCGGCGCCACCGGCACCGGCAAATCCGTCTCGCTGATGGTGCTGGCCGAAGGCTTCTCGAAGCTGGGCGTGCCCTGCTTCCTTGCCGACGCCAAGGGCGACCTCGCCGGCCTGGCGATGGCCGCGGGCGAGCCGGGCGACAGGCTCAAGGCGCGGCTTGCCAAGCTGCAGCTCGCCGACTGGAAGCCACAGGCCAACCCGGTGATCTTCTGGGATCTCTACGGCAAACTGGGCCACCCGGTGCGCGCCACCGTGAGCGAGATGGGTCCCGCCCTGCTCGGCCGCGTGCTGGAGTTGAACGACACCCAGCAGGGCGTGCTGGAGATCGTGTTCAAGCTGGCCGACGACAACGGCTGGCTGCTGCTGGACCTGGACGACCTGCGCGCCCTGCTCGCCTTCGCGGCGGACAACAGCAAGGACATCTCCGCCCACTACGGCCTGATCGGCAAGACCAGCCTCGCCGCCGTGCAGCGCGCCCTGCTGCAGCTGGAGCAGGATGGCGCCAACGCCTTCTTCGGCGAGCCCGCGCTGGAACTGGCCGACCTGATGCGCCAGGACATGAGCGGCCGCGGTGTCATCAACATCCTCGCCGCCGATCAGCTGATCCTGAAGCCCCGGCTCTACTCCACCTTCCTGCTGTGGCTGCTGTCCGAGCTGTTCGAGCAGTTGCCCGAAGTGGGCGACCTCGACCAGCCGAAACTGGTGTTCTTCTTCGACGAGGCGCACCTGCTGTTCGACGACGCGCCGCCGGCGCTGCTGCAGCGCGTGGAGCAGGTGGTGCGGCTGATCCGCTCCAAGGGCGTGGGCGTGTACTTCTGCTCGCAGAACCCCGACGACGTGCCCGCGAACATCCTGGGCCAGCTCGGCAACCGCGTGCAGCACGCGCTGCGCGCGTTCACCCCGCGCGACCAGAAGGCGGTGAAGGCCGCGGCGCAGACCTTCGCGCCGAACCCGAAACTCGACGTCACCGCGGCGATCGGCCAGCTCGGCGTGGGCGAGGCGCTGGCCTCCACCCTGCGCGACGGCGGCGTACCTTCGCCGGTGGAGCAGGTGCTGGTGACCGCGCCGTGCTGCCGCATCGGCGCGATCGCCGACGCCGAACGCGCCACCGTGCGCCAGCGCTCGCCGGTGGGCGGCAAGTACGACACGCCGGTGAACCGCGAGTCCGCCGCCGAGATCCTCGCCAAGCGCGCGGAAGACAAGGCCGCCGATGCGAACGCCGTCGCCGCCGGAACGCCGGCGAAAGACGGCAACGGCGGCTCGGCCTGGAGCGGCGCCGTGCACGACGCACTGTTCGGCACCAAGCGCCGGCAAGGCATGATCGAGACCATGGGCAAACAAGTGGTGCGCACCATGGGCAACCAGCTCGGCCGGCAGATCCTGCGCGGCGTGCTGGGCGGCATCTTCGGCGGCAAGCGCTGA
- a CDS encoding NADPH-dependent FMN reductase encodes MTAPRRVLCLCGSLRRVSSNRAALEAARQLAPASLELAMYDGLATLPLFNPDDERDPLPPSVLALREAVGQADALLIACPEYAHGVPGAFKNLLDWLVGSLEFPGKPVLLLNASARGSYHAQEALAEILRTMSAELLSTQPFPVALPGAGCTTEQILVSTERCAELRVALGHLAAELA; translated from the coding sequence ATGACCGCGCCACGGCGCGTGCTGTGCCTCTGCGGCAGCCTGCGTCGGGTCTCGTCCAACCGCGCCGCGCTGGAGGCCGCGCGGCAACTGGCGCCCGCGTCGCTGGAACTGGCGATGTACGACGGCCTCGCCACCCTGCCGCTGTTCAACCCCGACGACGAGCGCGATCCGCTGCCGCCTTCCGTGCTGGCGTTGCGCGAAGCCGTGGGGCAGGCTGACGCGCTGTTGATCGCCTGTCCCGAATACGCCCACGGCGTGCCCGGCGCGTTCAAGAACCTGCTGGACTGGCTGGTCGGCAGCCTGGAATTCCCCGGCAAGCCGGTGCTGCTGCTGAACGCCTCGGCGCGCGGCTCGTACCACGCGCAGGAGGCGCTGGCCGAGATCCTGCGCACCATGTCGGCCGAGCTGCTGTCCACACAGCCATTCCCGGTGGCCTTGCCGGGCGCGGGTTGCACGACTGAGCAGATTCTGGTCAGCACGGAACGCTGCGCCGAGCTGCGCGTGGCGCTGGGCCATCTGGCGGCTGAACTGGCCTGA
- a CDS encoding ADP-ribosylglycohydrolase family protein, which yields MPQTPSPVSKKSRIQGALLGAFIGDALALGPHWYYDLDALRRDYGDWISDYTAPKPGRYHEGLSAGASSQAGFILALTTRSLVERGGYDEADFCARMDRELFPLLDGTPMAGPGGYTSQSIREAWRKRHAGLPWGQVAGLADNTEAAERVLAIALRYAGEPARLAKHVSSNVALTQRDPTVGAMTLAFAAVLGQLVNGVALDGDLSGRLMGMVKSGELPFHTVTSGELDVPQGAEAPLQAGQFASPDALLTVSSIARAAHDPGVAIEPASKVGLVYGLPCAVYHQFPAAYYLAARFQGDVELGVLNAVNAGGQNQARAMLTGALCGAIGGLEAIPARFITGLQNEKEYLALAEALARQAG from the coding sequence ATGCCACAGACCCCATCCCCCGTTTCGAAGAAAAGCCGCATCCAGGGCGCCCTGCTGGGTGCCTTCATCGGCGACGCGCTGGCCCTGGGCCCGCACTGGTACTACGACCTCGATGCGCTGCGGCGCGATTACGGCGACTGGATCAGCGACTACACGGCGCCGAAGCCGGGGCGCTATCACGAAGGCCTGTCGGCGGGCGCCTCGTCGCAGGCGGGCTTCATCCTTGCGCTGACGACGCGCTCGCTGGTGGAGCGCGGCGGCTATGACGAGGCGGACTTTTGTGCGCGGATGGACCGCGAACTGTTCCCGCTGCTGGACGGCACGCCTATGGCGGGGCCGGGTGGCTACACCAGCCAGTCGATCCGCGAGGCGTGGCGCAAGCGCCATGCCGGCCTGCCGTGGGGGCAGGTGGCGGGACTGGCGGACAACACCGAGGCGGCGGAGCGGGTGCTGGCGATCGCGCTGCGCTACGCGGGTGAGCCGGCGCGATTGGCGAAACATGTGAGCAGCAACGTGGCGCTCACCCAGCGCGATCCCACGGTGGGCGCGATGACGCTGGCGTTCGCCGCGGTGCTGGGGCAGCTGGTGAACGGGGTGGCGCTGGACGGGGACTTGTCCGGCCGGCTGATGGGCATGGTGAAGTCCGGCGAGCTGCCGTTCCACACCGTGACCAGCGGCGAGCTGGACGTGCCGCAAGGCGCGGAGGCGCCCTTGCAGGCAGGGCAGTTCGCCTCGCCCGACGCCTTGCTCACGGTGTCGTCCATCGCGCGGGCGGCGCACGATCCCGGCGTCGCCATCGAGCCAGCGTCGAAGGTGGGCCTGGTCTACGGCCTGCCGTGCGCGGTGTACCACCAGTTTCCCGCGGCCTACTACCTCGCGGCGCGCTTCCAGGGCGACGTGGAGCTAGGCGTGCTCAACGCGGTGAACGCGGGCGGGCAGAACCAGGCGCGCGCCATGCTCACCGGTGCGCTGTGCGGCGCCATCGGCGGGTTGGAGGCGATACCCGCGCGTTTCATCACGGGACTGCAGAACGAAAAGGAATATCTGGCGCTGGCGGAAGCGCTGGCGCGGCAGGCGGGTTGA
- a CDS encoding HIT domain-containing protein, whose protein sequence is MSEAAFALDPRLQADTHPVAMLPLCELRLMDDARYPWLILVPRRAGVTEIADLTESEQAQLWREANQAAAALRALAPCDKLNLGALGNIVRQLHLHVVARTEGDAAWPGPVWGSGAAVPYAADVLAARLAALRQRLA, encoded by the coding sequence ATGAGCGAGGCCGCGTTCGCGCTCGACCCGCGGCTGCAGGCCGACACCCACCCCGTCGCCATGCTGCCGCTATGCGAGCTGCGACTGATGGATGATGCACGCTACCCGTGGCTGATCCTGGTGCCGCGCCGCGCCGGCGTGACGGAGATCGCCGACCTCACCGAGTCCGAACAGGCGCAGCTGTGGCGCGAGGCGAACCAGGCCGCCGCCGCGCTGCGCGCCCTGGCGCCCTGCGACAAGCTCAACCTCGGCGCGCTCGGCAACATCGTGCGCCAGCTGCACCTGCACGTGGTGGCGCGCACCGAGGGCGACGCGGCGTGGCCCGGCCCGGTCTGGGGCAGCGGCGCCGCCGTGCCCTACGCCGCCGATGTGTTGGCTGCGCGATTGGCCGCGCTGCGGCAAAGGCTCGCGTAA
- a CDS encoding dienelactone hydrolase family protein gives MGQHINIPTSRTQCIGGYLAQPEGKPKGGIVVVQEIFGVTAHIRSVADRFAAAGYTAIAPAFFDHLEAWLELDYDEVGMARGKALVGELGLDRPLEDVASAAESIASSGKVGVVGYCWGGTIALLSALRLGLPAVSYYGARNVPFLGEKPKAPVMFHFGENDPSIPPEAVAQHRELLPQMEVFSYPGAGHAFNRDVPGDKHYHGASAMLAWQRTLEFFDRQLAGA, from the coding sequence ATGGGCCAGCACATCAACATCCCCACCTCGCGCACCCAGTGCATCGGCGGCTACCTCGCCCAGCCCGAGGGCAAGCCGAAGGGTGGCATCGTGGTGGTGCAGGAGATCTTCGGCGTCACCGCGCACATCCGCAGCGTGGCGGACCGCTTCGCCGCCGCCGGCTACACCGCCATCGCGCCGGCCTTCTTCGACCACCTCGAAGCCTGGCTGGAACTGGATTACGACGAAGTGGGCATGGCGCGCGGCAAGGCGCTGGTGGGCGAGCTGGGGCTGGATCGCCCGCTGGAGGACGTGGCCAGCGCCGCCGAATCGATTGCCTCGTCCGGCAAGGTCGGCGTGGTGGGCTACTGCTGGGGCGGCACGATCGCGCTGCTCTCCGCGCTGCGGCTGGGCTTGCCCGCGGTGAGCTACTACGGCGCCCGCAACGTGCCCTTCCTCGGCGAGAAGCCGAAGGCGCCGGTGATGTTCCATTTCGGCGAGAACGACCCCTCGATCCCGCCCGAGGCGGTGGCGCAGCATCGCGAGCTGTTGCCGCAGATGGAAGTGTTCAGCTACCCCGGCGCGGGCCACGCGTTCAATCGCGACGTGCCGGGCGACAAGCACTACCACGGGGCCAGCGCGATGCTGGCGTGGCAGCGCACGCTGGAATTCTTCGACCGGCAACTGGCCGGCGCATGA
- a CDS encoding DUF2147 domain-containing protein — MKHAVRLALALGLLLGAGAVSAADTSTPVGTWKQVDDVTGKVKSIIQISETNGTLEGKVMQLLNRSPEAIARDGEHPKCAKCDGERKDQPIEGMTILWGVSKDGDVWDGGKILDPKNGKVYKVKLTLEDGGQKLDVHGYIGFALLGRSQTWERQQ; from the coding sequence ATGAAGCACGCTGTTCGTCTTGCCCTCGCCCTCGGCCTGCTGCTGGGCGCTGGTGCCGTGTCCGCCGCCGACACGAGCACTCCGGTCGGCACCTGGAAGCAGGTGGACGACGTCACCGGCAAGGTGAAGTCCATCATCCAGATCAGCGAGACAAACGGCACGCTGGAAGGCAAGGTGATGCAACTGCTCAACCGCAGCCCGGAAGCCATCGCCCGCGACGGCGAGCATCCGAAATGCGCGAAGTGCGACGGCGAGCGCAAGGACCAGCCGATCGAGGGCATGACCATCCTGTGGGGCGTGAGCAAGGACGGCGACGTGTGGGACGGCGGCAAGATCCTCGATCCCAAGAACGGCAAGGTCTACAAGGTGAAGCTCACGCTGGAGGACGGCGGGCAGAAGCTCGACGTGCACGGCTACATCGGCTTCGCGCTGCTGGGCCGCAGCCAGACCTGGGAACGCCAGCAGTAA
- the apbC gene encoding iron-sulfur cluster carrier protein ApbC encodes MTQANEALVRRLLGETIDPHTGAPLAEAVRAVGVDGTKVSVDLQLGYPAAGAAEALAAQAKQALEADPAIAAATVSVTSRIQSHKVQGTLGPLPNVKNIIVVASGKGGVGKSTVAANLALALKAEGAKVGVLDADIYGPSQPRMLGISGKPESPDGKSITPMQAHGLQAMSIGFLVDEETPMIWRGPMVTQAMMQLLTDSRWEMLDYLVIDLPPGTGDIQLTLAQKVPVAGAVIVTTPQDIALLDARKALKMFEKVEVPVLGIVENMATHVCSNCGHEEHIFGEGGGARMAEQYHVPYLGSLPLDIRIREQADGGTPTVVAMPESDLAARYREIARNTAGRLSRQPRNKSLGLGKIVVQGAPAA; translated from the coding sequence ATGACGCAGGCGAACGAAGCCCTGGTCCGCCGCCTCCTCGGCGAAACCATTGATCCCCATACCGGCGCGCCGCTGGCCGAGGCTGTGCGTGCGGTGGGTGTGGACGGCACCAAGGTGTCGGTGGACCTGCAGCTGGGCTATCCCGCCGCCGGCGCCGCCGAGGCGCTGGCCGCGCAGGCGAAGCAGGCGCTGGAGGCCGATCCGGCGATCGCGGCGGCCACGGTATCGGTCACCAGCCGCATCCAGTCGCACAAGGTGCAGGGCACGCTGGGGCCGCTGCCCAACGTGAAGAACATCATCGTGGTGGCCTCCGGCAAGGGCGGCGTGGGCAAGTCCACGGTGGCGGCCAACCTTGCGCTGGCGCTCAAGGCCGAAGGCGCCAAGGTGGGCGTGCTCGACGCGGACATCTACGGCCCCAGCCAGCCGCGCATGCTCGGCATCAGCGGCAAGCCGGAGTCGCCCGACGGCAAGAGCATCACGCCGATGCAGGCGCACGGCCTGCAGGCGATGTCGATCGGCTTCCTCGTCGACGAGGAGACGCCGATGATCTGGCGCGGCCCGATGGTGACCCAGGCGATGATGCAACTGCTCACCGACTCGCGCTGGGAGATGCTCGACTATCTCGTCATCGACCTGCCGCCCGGCACCGGCGACATCCAGCTCACCCTGGCGCAGAAGGTGCCGGTGGCCGGTGCGGTGATCGTCACCACGCCGCAGGACATCGCCCTGCTGGACGCGCGCAAGGCGCTCAAGATGTTCGAGAAGGTGGAAGTGCCGGTGCTGGGCATCGTGGAGAACATGGCCACCCACGTGTGCTCGAACTGCGGCCACGAGGAACACATCTTCGGCGAGGGCGGCGGCGCGCGCATGGCGGAGCAGTACCACGTGCCCTATCTCGGCTCGCTGCCGCTGGACATCCGCATCCGCGAGCAGGCCGACGGCGGCACGCCCACCGTGGTGGCGATGCCGGAATCCGATCTCGCCGCGCGCTACCGCGAAATCGCGCGCAACACGGCCGGGCGGCTGTCGCGCCAGCCGCGCAACAAGTCGCTGGGACTGGGCAAGATCGTGGTGCAGGGCGCGCCCGCCGCATGA
- the greB gene encoding transcription elongation factor GreB, protein MSRWRPPAPRSTAIITRAGFEKLKAELDHLWHTLRPEVVKALAAAAAEGDRSENAEYTYRKKQLGEIDRRVRYLSKRIPALKVAEGTPSDREAVFFGAIIVLEDLTNGEEVRYRIVGPDETDAKLGWISIDSPMARAMLKKRLDDEFEAELPGGRTRFLIVEVRYQA, encoded by the coding sequence ATGAGCCGCTGGCGCCCGCCCGCTCCCCGCTCCACCGCGATCATCACCCGCGCCGGCTTCGAGAAGCTCAAGGCCGAGCTGGACCACCTGTGGCACACGCTGCGCCCCGAAGTGGTGAAGGCACTCGCCGCCGCGGCCGCCGAGGGCGACCGTTCAGAAAACGCTGAATACACCTACCGCAAGAAGCAGCTCGGCGAGATCGACCGCCGCGTACGTTACCTGAGCAAGCGCATCCCCGCGCTCAAGGTGGCCGAAGGCACGCCCTCGGATCGCGAGGCGGTGTTCTTCGGCGCCATCATCGTGCTGGAGGACCTCACCAACGGCGAGGAAGTCCGCTACCGCATCGTCGGCCCTGACGAGACCGACGCGAAGCTGGGCTGGATCAGCATCGACTCGCCCATGGCTCGCGCGATGCTGAAGAAGCGCCTCGACGACGAGTTCGAGGCGGAGCTGCCGGGCGGGCGCACGAGGTTCCTGATCGTGGAAGTGCGCTACCAGGCGTGA
- the dcd gene encoding dCTP deaminase, translated as MSIKSDKWIRRMAEGHGMIEPFEPGQVKQGADGSRAVSWGTSSYGYDVRCAREFKVFTNINSTIVDPKAFDPNSFVDVTSDVCIIPPNSFALARTVEFFRIPRDVLVVCLGKSTYARCGIIVNVTPLEPEWEGHVTLEFSNTTPLPAKIYANEGVAQMLFFESDEPCETSYKDRGGKYQGQQGVTLPRT; from the coding sequence GTGAGCATCAAGTCCGACAAGTGGATCCGCCGCATGGCCGAGGGCCACGGCATGATCGAGCCGTTCGAGCCGGGCCAGGTGAAGCAGGGCGCAGACGGCAGCCGCGCGGTGTCCTGGGGCACTTCCAGCTACGGCTACGACGTGCGCTGCGCACGCGAGTTCAAGGTGTTCACCAACATCAACTCCACCATCGTCGACCCGAAGGCGTTCGATCCGAACAGCTTCGTGGACGTGACCTCGGACGTGTGCATCATCCCGCCGAACTCGTTCGCGCTGGCGCGCACGGTGGAATTCTTCCGCATTCCACGCGACGTGCTGGTGGTGTGCCTGGGCAAGAGCACCTACGCGCGTTGCGGCATCATCGTCAATGTCACCCCGCTGGAGCCGGAGTGGGAGGGCCACGTGACGCTGGAGTTCTCCAACACCACGCCGCTGCCCGCGAAAATCTACGCGAACGAGGGCGTGGCGCAGATGCTGTTCTTCGAATCCGACGAGCCCTGCGAGACCAGCTACAAGGACCGCGGCGGCAAATACCAGGGCCAGCAGGGCGTGACCCTGCCGCGTACCTGA